A stretch of the Flavobacterium aquiphilum genome encodes the following:
- the prfA gene encoding peptide chain release factor 1, protein MLDRLQYVKQRFDEISDLIIQPDVIADQKRYVQLNQEYKSIKALVEKREEYILILANIEEANEIIADGSDAEMVEMAKMQLDEAKERLPQLEDEIKFMLIPKDPEDAKNVMVEIRAGTGGDEASIFAGDLFRMYTKYCETQGWRTSVVDMNEGTSGGFKEIIFEVTGEDVYGTLKFEAGVHRVQRVPQTETQGRVHTSAATVMVLPEAEEFDVQVDMNDVRVDFFCSSGPGGQSVNTTKSAVRLTHIPTGLVAQCQDEKSQHKNKDKALMVLRSRLYEMELAKKQEEDAKKRSSQVSSGDRSAKIRTYNYAQGRVTDHRIGLTLYDLGNIMNGDIQKIVSELALVNNMEKLKEASEVF, encoded by the coding sequence ATGTTAGACAGACTTCAATATGTAAAGCAGCGTTTTGACGAGATTTCGGATTTGATTATTCAGCCGGATGTTATCGCCGATCAAAAACGTTATGTGCAGCTTAACCAGGAATACAAAAGTATTAAGGCTTTGGTTGAAAAGCGTGAAGAATATATTTTGATTTTGGCCAATATTGAGGAAGCCAACGAGATTATCGCCGACGGTAGCGATGCTGAAATGGTGGAAATGGCCAAAATGCAATTGGATGAAGCGAAAGAGCGTTTGCCACAGTTGGAGGATGAAATCAAATTCATGTTGATTCCGAAAGATCCTGAAGACGCGAAAAACGTGATGGTGGAGATTCGTGCCGGTACAGGTGGGGACGAAGCGAGTATTTTTGCCGGGGATTTGTTCAGAATGTACACTAAATATTGCGAGACACAAGGCTGGAGAACTTCGGTTGTGGATATGAACGAAGGTACTTCGGGTGGTTTCAAAGAGATTATTTTTGAAGTAACCGGAGAGGATGTTTATGGAACTTTGAAGTTTGAGGCAGGTGTTCACCGTGTGCAACGTGTTCCGCAAACAGAAACACAAGGACGTGTGCATACATCGGCTGCGACAGTTATGGTGCTTCCGGAAGCGGAGGAATTTGACGTTCAAGTGGATATGAACGATGTTCGTGTGGATTTCTTCTGTTCGTCAGGACCTGGGGGACAATCGGTAAATACTACGAAATCGGCAGTACGTTTGACGCACATTCCAACCGGATTGGTAGCGCAATGTCAGGACGAAAAATCACAGCATAAAAATAAAGATAAGGCCTTGATGGTGTTACGTTCCCGTTTGTACGAAATGGAATTGGCTAAAAAACAGGAGGAAGATGCCAAAAAACGTAGTTCGCAGGTAAGTTCCGGTGACCGTTCGGCTAAAATTAGAACGTATAACTATGCACAAGGCCGTGTTACCGATCACCGTATTGGTTTGACCTTGTACGATTTGGGTAACATTATGAATGGTGATATCCAGAAAATTGTTTCCGAATTAGCGTTGGTTAACAACATGGAAAAATTGAAAGAAGCCAGCGAGGTATTCTAA
- a CDS encoding VOC family protein, translated as MKILELELLSDNIPETEAFYNRVLGLETLYKDNSSVSFQAGNTKLIFHSSQNVKPVYHFAFDVPNNKLLEAFSQIENQTEIMFVIPPDKIADFYNWNAKSFYFFDNNGNIVEFIARNDLDNATQIPFDGKSILSISEIGLVSKNVNEQCNELFDKYRLIPYSKQPKLPKFIVLGTVTGLFILVEENRNWYPTTDKKSKSFWTKIVFNHEGENRILEVLDGIKSK; from the coding sequence ATGAAAATACTGGAATTGGAATTATTATCGGATAATATTCCAGAAACCGAAGCTTTTTACAATCGAGTTTTGGGATTGGAAACTTTATATAAAGATAACTCCAGTGTTTCATTCCAAGCAGGCAATACCAAACTGATTTTTCATTCTTCCCAAAATGTAAAACCGGTTTATCATTTTGCATTTGATGTCCCCAATAATAAACTGCTTGAAGCTTTTTCTCAAATCGAAAACCAAACGGAAATCATGTTTGTGATTCCGCCTGATAAAATTGCCGATTTCTATAATTGGAATGCTAAGTCTTTTTATTTTTTTGATAATAACGGAAATATTGTAGAATTCATTGCGAGGAACGATTTGGACAACGCTACGCAAATTCCGTTTGATGGTAAATCCATTTTGTCGATAAGTGAGATAGGATTGGTTTCCAAAAATGTGAATGAACAATGCAATGAACTGTTTGATAAATACAGATTGATACCTTATTCAAAACAACCCAAACTACCTAAATTTATTGTGCTGGGAACTGTAACAGGACTTTTTATCCTTGTCGAAGAAAACCGGAATTGGTATCCAACGACAGATAAAAAATCAAAATCCTTTTGGACAAAAATCGTGTTCAATCATGAAGGTGAAAACAGGATATTGGAAGTTTTAGACGGAATTAAATCAAAATAA
- the pyrF gene encoding orotidine-5'-phosphate decarboxylase: MTTQELIEQIKIKKSFLCVGLDVDLNKIPKHLLETEDPIFEFNKVIIDATHDLTVAYKPNTAFFEAYGLKGWQSLQKTIDYINEKHPEIFTIADAKRGDIGNTSSMYAKAFFEDLNFDSVTVAPYMGKDSVEPFLAFENKHTIMLALTSNEGAFDFQTLNVGGQELYKQVLETSKTWKNSENLMYVVGATKAEYFTEIRKIVPDSFLLVPGVGAQGGSLSEVCKYGMNDNVGLLINSSRAIIYASNGTDFADVARAEALKMQQEMEAIMLV; the protein is encoded by the coding sequence ATGACAACACAAGAATTAATCGAACAAATTAAAATTAAAAAATCATTTCTATGCGTAGGATTGGATGTGGATTTGAATAAAATTCCAAAACATTTATTGGAAACTGAAGATCCTATTTTTGAATTCAACAAAGTCATTATTGATGCTACACACGACTTGACAGTGGCTTACAAACCGAATACCGCTTTCTTTGAAGCGTATGGTTTAAAAGGCTGGCAGTCATTACAAAAAACAATTGACTACATCAACGAAAAGCATCCAGAGATTTTTACAATTGCCGATGCGAAAAGAGGGGATATCGGGAATACTTCTTCAATGTATGCCAAAGCTTTTTTTGAAGATCTGAATTTTGACAGTGTGACTGTTGCTCCGTATATGGGGAAAGATTCAGTTGAGCCGTTTTTAGCTTTCGAAAACAAACACACGATTATGTTGGCTTTGACTTCCAATGAAGGTGCCTTTGATTTTCAGACATTGAATGTTGGTGGACAAGAATTGTACAAACAAGTTTTGGAAACCTCTAAGACATGGAAAAACTCTGAAAACCTGATGTACGTAGTTGGCGCTACCAAAGCAGAATACTTTACAGAAATCCGTAAAATTGTACCGGATAGTTTCTTGTTGGTTCCTGGTGTAGGCGCGCAGGGAGGAAGCCTTTCCGAAGTTTGTAAATACGGAATGAACGACAATGTGGGATTGCTTATCAATTCTTCCCGTGCTATTATTTATGCTTCCAATGGAACTGATTTTGCTGATGTTGCCAGAGCAGAAGCTTTGAAAATGCAACAGGAAATGGAAGCGATTATGTTAGTTTAA
- a CDS encoding DUF5723 family protein, whose amino-acid sequence MKKIALLFSITLFSMMKGNAQSYTGYIPDNYAGVQGVLFNPASIVDSRFKTDINLFSTSGTLNNDFYGISLFDLPKDSYDIERDGVRTPKKNNGGIVFSDVMGPSFMFNIAPKHALAVFTRARAIANVTEINGELYNQLKDGIDDANSFFVPVGHPNIVGHTWGEVGVSYAAVLWQSKQHFLKGGLTAKYLVGGVNSYAKGNNITAQFQKTNNPITSHLTTTGELTLGSSQDFITGDDDVKFDPNSNGLGADFGLIYEWRPDYESYDLSKAKAIDNDFKDLNKYKLRFGLSITDIGYIKYKNVKEEAYDFNNTLSQAQVESANDIKEFLAYYTNSVVTHKDINVAMPTALHLDADWNMYRKFYLSLNGNLSLVDKAGMNHTSTPNTWALTPRYETKWFTFSLPVNYMEYSGMQVGSGLRFGPLFVGSSSVITNLISKESKAADVYLGFKIPVYQHKFKDTDEDGIFDNDDKCPKLAGPIENKGCPWPDADNDGVADKDDKCPKEAGAKENNGCPWGDTDNDTIKDNIDACPTVAGPIENKGCPWPDTDGDSVLDKDDKCPNEKGLLANGGCPEYDADKDGVTDKVDACPTVPGPASNKGCPEVTQEALKELKIQARAVFFVTGKAVLQTADKGQTDGRLNAIKEIIKNYPNAKFSIEGHTDNVGNAKANQKLSEARAKAVMDALIAKGVNPENLTYKGFGASKPVASNKTAAGRAQNRRTEVIHVGTVYEGRL is encoded by the coding sequence ATGAAAAAAATAGCTTTACTTTTTTCAATTACACTTTTCTCAATGATGAAGGGAAATGCCCAGTCTTATACGGGTTATATTCCGGATAATTATGCAGGAGTTCAGGGAGTGCTTTTTAACCCAGCCTCTATCGTTGATTCCCGATTTAAGACAGACATTAATCTTTTTTCTACCAGCGGTACTTTGAACAATGATTTTTACGGTATCAGTTTGTTCGATTTGCCTAAAGACTCTTATGATATTGAAAGAGACGGGGTGAGAACTCCTAAGAAAAATAATGGCGGAATTGTGTTTTCGGATGTGATGGGACCTTCGTTCATGTTTAATATTGCCCCAAAACATGCGCTTGCGGTTTTTACAAGAGCCAGAGCGATTGCAAATGTTACTGAGATAAACGGAGAACTTTACAACCAGTTGAAAGATGGTATTGATGACGCCAATAGTTTTTTTGTCCCAGTTGGGCATCCAAATATAGTTGGACATACTTGGGGTGAAGTTGGTGTTTCCTATGCCGCAGTGTTATGGCAAAGCAAACAGCATTTTCTAAAAGGAGGTTTGACTGCAAAATATTTAGTGGGAGGTGTTAACAGTTATGCTAAAGGAAATAATATTACGGCTCAATTTCAAAAGACGAATAATCCAATAACGAGTCATTTGACTACAACTGGGGAATTGACTTTAGGTAGCAGTCAGGATTTTATCACTGGAGATGATGATGTGAAATTTGATCCAAATTCAAATGGGTTAGGAGCTGATTTTGGTTTGATCTACGAATGGAGACCGGATTATGAATCGTATGATTTAAGCAAGGCGAAGGCGATCGATAATGATTTTAAAGACCTGAACAAATACAAATTGCGTTTTGGTTTGTCTATTACTGATATTGGTTACATCAAATATAAAAATGTAAAAGAGGAGGCTTACGATTTTAATAATACGCTTAGTCAGGCTCAAGTGGAATCGGCTAATGATATTAAAGAGTTTTTGGCGTATTATACTAATTCAGTTGTGACTCACAAAGATATAAATGTTGCTATGCCTACTGCTTTGCATTTGGATGCCGACTGGAATATGTATAGAAAATTCTACTTAAGCCTTAACGGGAATCTTAGTTTGGTCGATAAAGCGGGTATGAATCATACAAGTACGCCAAATACCTGGGCTTTAACTCCAAGATATGAAACAAAATGGTTTACGTTTTCGCTTCCTGTGAATTATATGGAATATAGCGGAATGCAAGTAGGTAGCGGATTGCGTTTTGGCCCGCTGTTTGTTGGTTCAAGCTCTGTAATCACCAACTTGATTTCGAAAGAGTCAAAAGCGGCTGATGTTTATTTAGGATTCAAAATTCCGGTTTACCAACATAAATTCAAAGATACAGATGAGGACGGAATCTTCGACAATGATGATAAATGTCCAAAACTTGCAGGGCCTATCGAAAACAAAGGTTGTCCTTGGCCGGATGCTGATAATGACGGTGTAGCCGATAAAGATGATAAATGCCCGAAAGAAGCCGGAGCGAAAGAAAATAATGGTTGTCCATGGGGTGATACCGATAACGATACTATTAAAGATAATATTGATGCTTGTCCGACTGTTGCGGGACCTATTGAAAACAAAGGGTGTCCTTGGCCAGATACAGACGGTGATTCAGTTTTGGATAAAGATGATAAATGCCCGAATGAAAAAGGATTACTTGCAAATGGAGGTTGTCCTGAATATGATGCCGATAAAGATGGAGTAACTGATAAGGTAGATGCTTGTCCTACTGTTCCCGGACCTGCAAGCAACAAAGGTTGTCCTGAAGTAACTCAAGAAGCATTGAAAGAGCTTAAAATTCAGGCTAGAGCTGTGTTTTTTGTTACAGGAAAAGCAGTTTTACAAACAGCTGATAAAGGACAAACTGATGGAAGATTGAATGCTATCAAAGAAATTATTAAAAACTATCCAAATGCCAAATTCTCTATTGAAGGGCATACAGACAATGTTGGAAATGCAAAAGCCAACCAAAAACTTTCTGAGGCTAGAGCCAAAGCAGTTATGGATGCATTAATTGCCAAAGGTGTTAATCCTGAAAATTTAACGTATAAAGGATTTGGAGCTTCGAAACCTGTTGCAAGCAATAAAACTGCGGCGGGAAGAGCCCAAAACAGAAGAACCGAAGTAATTCACGTAGGTACTGTGTACGAAGGAAGATTGTAG
- a CDS encoding ABC transporter substrate-binding protein, which yields MKQLTDQIGTLHLFETTPKRIVSLVPSQTELLYDLGLEDSIVGITKFCVHPFHFKSTKKVVGGTKSVHYDKIRLLEPDIIICNKEENTQEMVEELREICLVWVTDISTLEDNFQMITDFGQIFDKRTESRKWNDKLAFALRDFKNFIREIPVRKVAYFIWKNPYMVAGVGTFIDEMLRLNHFQNHFVSERYPEIELEQMDEENELDLILLSSEPFPFKAEDGYEISKSAQNAQAILVDGEMFSWHGSRLFKAFEYFKFLHKNMG from the coding sequence ATGAAACAACTCACAGATCAAATAGGGACTTTACATTTGTTTGAAACAACTCCCAAACGAATCGTTTCGCTTGTGCCTTCTCAAACCGAATTGTTGTATGATTTGGGTTTGGAAGACAGTATAGTAGGTATTACCAAGTTTTGTGTTCATCCATTTCATTTTAAATCGACCAAAAAGGTAGTTGGCGGCACGAAGAGCGTTCATTATGATAAAATTCGTTTATTGGAACCGGATATTATCATTTGTAACAAAGAAGAGAACACTCAGGAAATGGTGGAGGAATTGCGCGAAATTTGTCTGGTTTGGGTAACTGATATTTCAACTTTGGAGGATAATTTTCAGATGATTACGGATTTTGGTCAAATTTTTGATAAAAGAACAGAATCCCGAAAATGGAACGATAAATTGGCTTTTGCCTTGCGCGATTTTAAAAATTTCATCAGGGAGATTCCGGTTAGGAAAGTAGCTTATTTTATTTGGAAAAACCCATATATGGTGGCGGGTGTGGGAACTTTTATCGACGAAATGTTGAGGTTGAATCATTTTCAGAATCATTTTGTTTCAGAGCGTTATCCTGAAATTGAACTTGAACAAATGGATGAGGAGAATGAGTTGGACTTGATTTTGCTTTCTTCAGAGCCATTTCCGTTCAAAGCTGAGGATGGTTATGAAATCTCTAAATCGGCGCAAAATGCCCAGGCGATTTTGGTTGACGGCGAAATGTTTTCATGGCATGGAAGCCGTTTGTTTAAAGCTTTCGAGTATTTTAAATTTCTGCATAAAAATATGGGGTAA
- a CDS encoding DUF4197 domain-containing protein: protein MKKALFLLLLLPAISNAQLKGILAKATEKINAVTKSNSTLDIAAGLKEALNKGVSVQVSKLTAVDGFYKNEAVKILMPEELAKVDKTLRKMGLSKLADEGILAMNRAAEDAVKEATPIFVSAIKNITITDAKSILLGNENAATLYLQSSTEKPLYTKFNPVVQQSIGKVGADVIWTKIIKQYNMIPLVTKVNPDLTDYITKKALEGVFKMITVEEKNIRTDLNARTSDLLKKVFAMQDKK, encoded by the coding sequence ATGAAAAAAGCCCTATTCCTACTTCTTCTCCTACCAGCTATCAGTAACGCCCAGCTAAAAGGCATATTGGCAAAAGCAACCGAAAAGATCAATGCCGTAACAAAATCAAACAGCACTCTGGATATTGCCGCCGGACTAAAAGAAGCCCTTAACAAAGGGGTTAGCGTACAAGTATCAAAACTTACAGCTGTCGATGGATTTTACAAAAACGAAGCTGTAAAAATCCTTATGCCAGAAGAATTGGCCAAAGTAGATAAAACATTACGAAAAATGGGATTGTCGAAATTAGCTGACGAAGGAATATTAGCCATGAACCGTGCCGCCGAAGATGCCGTAAAAGAAGCAACTCCTATATTTGTTTCGGCTATCAAAAACATTACGATAACCGATGCCAAAAGTATTCTGTTGGGCAATGAAAATGCTGCAACACTTTATTTACAGTCATCGACTGAAAAACCTTTATACACCAAATTCAATCCTGTAGTGCAGCAATCTATTGGTAAAGTTGGTGCCGATGTGATTTGGACCAAAATCATCAAACAATACAATATGATTCCTCTTGTTACCAAAGTAAATCCAGACCTTACCGATTATATTACCAAAAAAGCATTGGAAGGAGTTTTCAAAATGATTACCGTTGAAGAAAAAAATATCCGAACTGATTTAAACGCAAGAACTTCAGATCTTTTGAAAAAAGTGTTTGCTATGCAAGACAAAAAATAA
- a CDS encoding methyltransferase produces the protein MENQDNQPSPASIMQIGSGFWASKVLLAAIKFQLFTKLDEKKSMTAQEIKTMLNLKCTDIHLYDFLDALTGLGFLNRKGLLESAVYSNSIHADAFLVASKPAYIGGMLEMLNNRLYQFWGNLEEGLLTGLPQNEIKAGEDNLFDELYKSPERLLEFINAMGSIQMGNFNAFAQVFDFSKYKTLTDVGGCGAALSAMVAKYQPHMTCTSFDLAVVEPIAKEKIAKTPFSDRVMTASGDFFADPFPKADVVVMGNILHDWDENKKMLLLQKAYDALPEGGAFVAIENVIDDDRSKNVFGMMMSLNMLIETGTGFDYTFSSFNKWTKDVGFKSTSIVPLTGPASAVIAYK, from the coding sequence ATGGAAAATCAAGACAATCAGCCATCACCGGCAAGCATTATGCAAATCGGTTCCGGATTTTGGGCCTCAAAAGTGTTATTGGCAGCAATCAAATTTCAATTGTTCACAAAGCTTGACGAGAAGAAATCGATGACAGCTCAAGAAATAAAGACAATGTTGAATCTGAAGTGCACCGATATTCATTTGTATGATTTTTTAGATGCTCTGACTGGGCTTGGTTTTCTCAACCGTAAAGGATTATTGGAATCGGCGGTTTATTCCAATAGTATTCACGCCGATGCTTTTTTGGTGGCAAGCAAACCCGCTTATATAGGTGGAATGCTCGAAATGTTGAATAATCGTCTCTATCAGTTTTGGGGAAATTTGGAAGAAGGTCTGCTTACCGGTTTACCACAAAATGAAATTAAGGCTGGTGAGGATAATTTATTTGATGAACTGTATAAATCCCCCGAAAGATTATTGGAGTTTATCAATGCGATGGGAAGTATTCAAATGGGGAACTTTAATGCATTTGCCCAAGTATTTGATTTTTCAAAATATAAAACCCTGACTGATGTTGGCGGTTGCGGAGCGGCATTGTCCGCAATGGTTGCCAAGTATCAGCCACACATGACTTGCACCAGTTTTGATCTTGCAGTTGTAGAGCCTATTGCAAAAGAAAAAATTGCAAAGACTCCTTTTTCAGATCGCGTTATGACGGCCAGCGGCGATTTTTTTGCCGACCCTTTTCCAAAAGCGGATGTTGTTGTAATGGGTAATATTCTTCACGATTGGGACGAAAACAAAAAAATGCTGTTGCTTCAAAAAGCCTACGATGCCCTTCCCGAAGGTGGTGCCTTTGTGGCGATAGAAAATGTAATCGATGATGACCGTTCCAAAAACGTTTTTGGAATGATGATGAGCCTTAATATGCTGATAGAAACCGGAACTGGTTTTGATTATACTTTTTCCAGTTTCAACAAATGGACAAAAGATGTAGGCTTCAAATCCACTTCGATTGTCCCGTTGACTGGGCCAGCCAGTGCGGTGATTGCTTATAAATAA
- a CDS encoding alpha/beta fold hydrolase, translating to MINYTVYRNENSDQWVTFVHGAGGSSSIWFKQIRDFRKDYNVLLLDLRGHGESKTTLKTAFKQKYTFSALANDILEVLDHLKIEKSHFVGISLGTILIRQLAEMYPNRVQSMILGGAILKMNFRSQILMRLGNTFKYVLPYLVLYKFFAFVIMPKKNHKQSRLLFINEAKKLYQKEFIKWFKLTAEINPVLKWFRQVELNIPTLYVMGEEDYMFLPSVRKVVESHYKSSELFVIENCGHVVNVEQPNVFNTAVLSFLHKTK from the coding sequence GTGATTAATTATACAGTATATAGGAACGAGAACAGCGATCAGTGGGTTACATTTGTTCATGGCGCTGGCGGAAGTTCGTCCATTTGGTTCAAACAAATCAGGGATTTTAGAAAAGACTACAATGTTTTGTTATTGGATTTAAGAGGTCATGGAGAATCCAAAACGACTTTGAAAACAGCCTTTAAACAAAAATATACTTTTTCGGCTTTGGCCAACGATATACTAGAGGTTTTGGATCATCTTAAAATTGAAAAATCGCATTTTGTTGGGATTTCATTAGGGACTATCCTTATCAGGCAATTGGCTGAAATGTATCCGAATAGAGTACAAAGTATGATCCTTGGCGGAGCTATCTTAAAAATGAATTTCCGCTCCCAAATATTAATGCGTTTGGGGAATACTTTCAAATATGTATTGCCTTATTTGGTTTTATACAAGTTTTTTGCTTTTGTGATCATGCCAAAAAAGAATCACAAACAATCAAGACTGCTTTTTATAAACGAAGCCAAAAAATTATACCAAAAAGAATTTATCAAGTGGTTTAAATTAACTGCCGAAATCAATCCGGTGCTTAAATGGTTCCGACAGGTAGAATTGAATATCCCTACGCTTTATGTAATGGGAGAAGAAGATTATATGTTTTTGCCTTCTGTTCGTAAGGTTGTCGAAAGCCATTATAAATCCTCTGAGTTGTTCGTAATCGAAAATTGCGGGCATGTGGTCAATGTAGAGCAGCCTAATGTTTTTAATACAGCTGTTTTGTCTTTTTTACATAAGACCAAATAA
- a CDS encoding SIMPL domain-containing protein (The SIMPL domain is named for its presence in mouse protein SIMPL (signalling molecule that associates with mouse pelle-like kinase). Bacterial member BP26, from Brucella, was shown to assemble into a channel-like structure, while YggE from E. coli has been associated with resistance to oxidative stress.): MKTKKIITIFLFLLISKLNAQVSGNSVQQNYQRNSNNNSKGILEVEKLFVTDSTFIVQANILKNIVADNYVAVFGVSEKANTLKECNENINKRIDNFISDLSKIGVNKKDIYVDMTTQTQIYDYKVQGEVAVQYINGFEIKKNVILKFKKISDLDKMVIFASNYNIYDLIKVDYMVSNEEEIYSTLFETAKNIIEKKKNLYVLATNVKLANTSQIFGEKFYSQSPQESYRSYTSNLSSTYTDFRSYDKRIDLAKSPTYYYDKLNYSGFDKVINPIVTEPAVAYVLSIKIKFKILK, from the coding sequence ATGAAAACTAAAAAAATAATTACAATATTCTTATTTCTCTTAATATCAAAACTAAATGCCCAAGTTAGTGGTAATTCTGTTCAACAAAATTATCAACGAAACAGTAACAATAATTCAAAAGGAATATTAGAAGTAGAAAAATTATTTGTAACTGATAGTACATTTATTGTTCAAGCAAATATTTTAAAAAATATCGTTGCTGATAATTATGTGGCAGTTTTTGGAGTAAGTGAAAAAGCAAATACATTAAAAGAATGTAATGAAAATATCAACAAACGCATTGATAATTTTATTTCTGATTTATCAAAAATAGGCGTTAATAAAAAAGACATTTACGTTGATATGACAACTCAAACTCAAATTTATGATTACAAAGTACAAGGAGAAGTTGCCGTACAATATATTAATGGATTTGAAATAAAGAAAAACGTCATATTGAAATTCAAAAAAATATCTGATTTAGATAAAATGGTTATTTTCGCTTCAAATTATAATATATATGATTTAATCAAAGTCGATTATATGGTTTCTAACGAAGAAGAAATTTATTCAACCCTATTTGAAACAGCAAAAAACATTATTGAAAAAAAGAAAAATTTATATGTTTTAGCAACAAATGTTAAATTGGCTAATACCTCACAAATTTTTGGAGAGAAATTTTACAGTCAATCACCACAAGAATCCTATAGAAGTTACACTTCAAATCTCAGTTCAACATACACAGACTTTCGTAGTTATGACAAAAGAATAGATTTAGCAAAATCGCCAACATATTACTATGATAAGTTGAATTACTCGGGATTTGATAAAGTCATAAACCCAATAGTAACTGAGCCTGCTGTTGCGTATGTTTTATCAATTAAAATCAAATTCAAAATCTTGAAATGA